DNA from Papio anubis isolate 15944 chromosome 1, Panubis1.0, whole genome shotgun sequence:
ccattttggccaggcagtctcgaactcctgacctggtagTCCACCCACCTCTGACCttccagggtgctgggattacaggatgagccaccatgcctggcctgttctcTTAAAAGCTTTGTAAATATCCTTGTCCAGCCACAAACATCTTTATTAAATTGCCTATATCCTTCCAATTATAGTATGTTTCAaggggggtttttgtttttttttgggcttgggagtctcactctgtcaccaggctagagtgcggtggcacgggatctgcggctcactgcaacctcaaacctcaggttcaagcaattcctcacTGCCTCATCTCCCAAGTAGtagactacaggtgtataccacacacagctaattttgtattttagaagagacagggtttcaccatgttggccaggctggtctcaatctctcttttttttttgaggcagtcttgctctgtcgcccaggctggagtgcagtgggcgtgatctcggctcctgcagctccacctcctgtgccattctcctgcctcagcctcccgagtagctgggactggccctgccacctgcctggctaattttttgtgactttttagtagaggccgggaTTTCCCttttagccaggattgtcttgaccTCCCCAGCCtgcgtgatccgcctgcctccagcacctcccaaagtgctgggattacaggcgtgagccaccataccctgcttgTTTCAGGGTCTTATAATCGGAACTTCAGGATGCTGTAACTGTATATACAAATCATGCTTACACAATTTACACCAACCTCTCTTGCTCCATCTTATCCAGAGAGATGACAGGAGGACAGCCACACATATCCAGCCTATTTGAAGTACCCCCACTGCTTTGCAGGCAAGGCTATCCCTGCCCCCCGACCCTTCATCACCAAGTAGCAAGAGGATACGGCGCAATCCGGTCCCATTTGACATTGAGCATTCCAGACACAATGCCAAAGTCTTCTGGAGGGAAGGAATCATCAGATAGTTCCACGTCTAATGCAGCACTGGAAAATGGACGAAACAAAAAGGGTTAGTAAGTAATGGATATAAAATtaaagcaggctgggtgtggtggctcacgcctgtaatcccaacacttttgggaggccgaggcgggcggatcacctgaggtcaggaattcgagaccagcctggccaacatggtgaaaccctgtgtctactaaaaatacaaaaagtagccgggcgtggtggtgtgtgcctgtaatcccaggtacttgagaggctgaggcaggagaactgcttgaacgctaggaggcggaggttgtagggagctgagattgtgccactgtactccagcttgggacagagtgagactccatctcaaacaacaaaaaaaatcaaagcaatagtccaggcgcagtggttcacgcgtataatcctagcactttgggaggtcaaggctggctgatctcttgaggttaggagtttaagaccagcctggccaacatggtgaaaccccgtctctattaaaaatacaaaaattaaccaggcgtggtggtatgcgcctgtaatcccagctactcgggaggctgaggcaggagaatcgcttgaagttgggaagcagaggctgcagtgagccaagactacaccactgcattcccgcttgggtgacagagtgagattccatctaaataaataataataataaaattaaattaaattaaagcaataaataatcaaACCTGCCTGTTTCTCCAAAAAAATGAGAATTGCAAAAGAGAGATATGAGTAATATAGTAACTTGGTTCTGTTGCATTGAAGAATCCAGGTCAAAGACTGGATACTATTGCTCACAAGCACCAAAATAATCAAGTATCCAGGAGGCAATAGGTCCAAGTTCATCCTTGCCTCAATTTTTCTTCATGTACATGCCTATgtctgtggagggagggagaagaggaacaCAGTGAATACAGAGGAGAAAGTTAAagggaataaaatgaaagaaaggcaaCAAAAATGCTAGGctaatgaaagaaggaaaatgacactttttattttttttgagatggagtctctgtcttgtggcccaagctggagtgcagtggcgtgatctcagctcactgcaacctccgcctcctgggttcaagcgattcttttgcctcagcctcccgagtagctgggactacaggtgcctgccaccacactcggctaatttttgcatttttagtagtgacagggttctgccatgttggccaggctggtctcaaactcctgacctccggtgatccgcctgcctcagcctcccaaagtgctgagattacacgtgtgagctaccatgtccgGCTGGAAAATGACACTTTAAACCCCTGAGGTAACAAGGGattgtgtattttttgtgtctTAATGTTCCCTCCTTGTTTTTCCACAATTCTTGCCACTTCCCTACTGTAAAATTCTTCCAACCCAAAATGTGAAAGATGGTTTCTTGTAGCTTAGGTAAGAATGTCCTCCTTTCCAAAAGTAGGTCCCAAAgtatattcattcactcaatataTCCGATGCTGGAAGTGTCCCAAAGAGAAACCACTACCCACCAATATGCTCCCTACTCCCATCTGAAAACTAAGAATCCAGAAATAGGCTTAATCTGTAACTCCAGGGCCTCCTTACCTTGAGCCGACATTGTAGATATTGTACTGCAAGGTCAGGTCTCGTCCCTCCACGGCATATCTGTTCAGCAGTGATTTGGAAGCCAAAAGCCTGGCTCCTTCCTCTGCTTGACTGACAGCAAATAGAGCCAACACCACAAACGCCAGCAGCCTCATCTTTagagaaaaaagcaaagtgaGTTATCAAACCAAGTATGTTAAATTCACCAAAATCCTCTTGACAGGGCTCCCGTAGAAAGCTCCTTCGATGCTACCCAAGCAGCAGCCCTTTCCACAGAGTAGTCCATAAGCCACCAGCGCAGACCCGTTCTCCAGACTCTCCTACCATCTTCACCCTGCAGCCCTCGAAAAACTGGTACAAGTACCAGTATATCTACTGCCCTCTTCCTGTCAGAAGCCCCGGGATGCTCACCGGCCGGTGGTGTCTTCTGAAGGGACACCATGTGGCCAGAGCAGGGCTTTCTTTGGGGTGCCTGATTTCGGCCGATCTTGGACCTGCAGGAGCCTCACACAGGAGTGCCCACAGCTGCAGCCTTCCCGCGGCTCCTCTCCTCCTTGGCCACAGCTCCACTGGGATCTCACCGCGGACTCTTGGGGTCCTCCTCACATCCCTGTACCCCACTCTCCAGTCCAGCCCCTGAGATCCCATTCGTCCTCGCCTGTCACAACACCTTTTGGGTCCTTCGGGCAGGGAACGGGGGTCAGTCACCTCtgcccacccccgccccccgcctCTTGTCAAGGTTACACGTCCTCCAGCCAGCGCGTCCTCTGCCCTTCCCGCCTTCCCCGAGCTAACCTCCAGCCACGGGGTGATGAGCGGACACGAGGCTCTCACCTGTCCCGCTCGGACGCCCTAAGTCTCCAGACTCACCGTGGGCGTCCCAAATGCCTTTCCGGAGCCGCAAAGACAGGAAGAGAGCGTCAGCGTCGGAAAGACCGGAAATAAGCACTGGCCGGAAACCGTGGTGTTCCGCCCAATGCCTTGTGGGAGTTGTAGTTCTTGGAGAAGCCCCACCTTTCTCTTTGTAGTGCCCGCCTGCCTGAGAACCTGTGAGCGCTCCTGAGAGGTTTGTGCGCTCTCCACGCTTCTTATTCTGCCCTCTTTGGGGGGCTTTTCAGGTTGATTTTTCACTACTGTATGTGACCCGCACCTGATTGGGTGCTTTGGGAAACTAGCAAACCTAGAAATTTGGATCATCTATCTAAAATGTCAACTAATACTGTTGAACAGAGAATTAGAGAAAAGCTATTCCAATCAGTATTTTTTCTATTCTCAGTCAAGACACGTAGACATTCCCTACATCCAGCAGGTCACCGAGCCCTGAGCTTTATTTAGAAGCCCTTTGAAGTGCCAAAAAGGTAGatcttttcttctccattcctACTATAACTGCTTTAGTTCTTGCTGGGTAGTCGATGTGGGTTTTACTCTAGTAGTCTTTCTATCTTAGGTCTTTCCctgcactttttatttttatttattttattttatttttgagacagggtcttcctctgtaccccaggctggaatgcagtggctcgatctcagctcactgcaacctccgcctcccgggttcaagcgattctcctgcctcagcctccccagtagctgggattacagaagcatgcccggctaattttttgtacttttagtagagatggtgtttcaccatgttggccagactggtctcaaactcctggcctcaagtgatctgcccgcgtcggcctcccagagtactgggattacagacttgagccaccacgcctggcctccctGCACTTATTAATCAGCTGCCGAACTTCCCAAAACAGCATTTTGAACAGTAGATCTTAGGTTCAGAGGATGAACTGTGAAGTTAGGCAGTCATGAATTCAATCCCAGTTCTGTCACTTAGTGGTTAGGTAACCTTGAACAAGCATTACTTATATAACACCTTGGTTCCCACATCTGTAAAACAAGATAATTATAGCACTCACAAAAGGTTAGAGTATCAAATAAGATGATGTATGTAAAACTCTCagtacagtacctggcacatgtatgtgctcagtaaatggtaatTATCAGTATTGCTGTTCTTGTAGAATAATACACATCGCCTGTATCTGCCTTAGTATCTGTCCCTCCATTCTCCACCTCCAAGATTGCAGTTTCTTGAGAAAAGGTTGTCCATTTCCCGTTGCTTAGTGTCCTGCCTGAGCACGCAGGAAGTAGTCCAGGAATTAATAATGACTTCTCTACATACAACCTCCAGTCTGCTTCAACttcaggccttggtgtgtgactTCCTTGAAATGTCCTCCTGCCCCTCTTCCTATCCAAATCCAGCCAGTCCTTCAGGACCCTGTTCTGGTCTCGTCCTCTCTGGGAAGCCCTCCTTGGCTTTGAGTGTTCTTTTACAGCACaacaatttatttgttttcctctaATTGTTTCTGGCTTGAAAAATATAccttaggccgggcacagtggctcatgcctgtaatcccagcactttgggaggccgaggcaggtggatcacgaggtcaggagatcgagaccatcctggccaacatggtaaaaccccgtctctattaaaaatgcaaaaattagctgggtgtggtggcgcatgcctgtaatcccagatactcgggaggctgaggctggagaacagcttgaacccaggaggcgggggttgcggtgagctgagatcacgccactgcactccagtctgatgccaaagcaagactctgtctcaaaaaaaaaaaaaaaagaaaaaagaaaagaaaactaccttAATGATTAGGTCCTATTTCTGTAGTGTACACTTTTTCAAGGGCAAAGAAAGTGCTCAAGAAACATCTGCTGAttggatcatttttttttttttttgagacagagtctcgctgtgtcgcccaggctggagttctgtggcgctatctcagctcactgcaacctccacctcccaggttcaagcaattctcctgcctcagcctcccaagtagctgggactacaggcatgtgccaccacgtccagataatttgtattttcttttttttttttttttgagacggagtctcgctctgtcaccaggctggaatgcagtggtgcaatcccgactcactgcaagctctacctcccggttcaagcaattctcctgcctcagcctcccgagtagctgagattacatgcatgtgccaccatgtccggataatttttatatttttagtagaggtggggtttcactgtgttggccaggatggtctcaatctcttgatcttgtgatccgcccgcctcggcctcccaaagtgctgggattacaggcatgagtcaccacgcctggccaatttatttgtattttcagtagagacagggtttcgccgtgttggcaggatgctcttgatctcctgaccccgtgatccctctgcctcggcctcccaaagtgctggggttacaggtgtgagccaccatgcccagccaattggAGAAATTTttactccttcctccttcctttttctttcttttttttttttttttttttctttttagacagagtctcaccctttgcccaggctgagtg
Protein-coding regions in this window:
- the SSR2 gene encoding translocon-associated protein subunit beta isoform X2, producing MGSQGLDWRVGYRDVRRTPRVRGEIPVELWPRRRGAAGRLQLWALLCEAPAGPRSAEIRHPKESPALATWCPFRRHHRPMRLLAFVVLALFAVSQAEEGARLLASKSLLNRYAVEGRDLTLQYNIYNVGSSAALDVELSDDSFPPEDFGIVSGMLNVKWDRIAPASNVSHTVVLRPLKAGYFNFTSATITYLAQEDGPVVIGSTSAPGQGGILAQREFDRRFSPHFLDWAAFGVMTLPSIGIPLLLWYSSKRKYDTPKTKKN